In Symphalangus syndactylus isolate Jambi chromosome 6, NHGRI_mSymSyn1-v2.1_pri, whole genome shotgun sequence, a genomic segment contains:
- the LOC129485478 gene encoding taste receptor type 2 member 62 — MPSLPTLIFIAIFCLESLAAMLQNGFLVTMLGREWVRCRTLSTSDMIVACLAASRFCLHGVAMANNLLASLDFWHAVPYVNIFWGLFNALTSWFTALLAAFYCVKISSFSHPTFSWLKWRISRLVPKLIKGSLIICGLEVISSATGNILLGQRKISLSSYGNETLVYRVQASFQLYVFFHEGFVLSIPFLLFLVSTVLLIISLCWQLGQLRDLRPGPCDPSTQAYTMALKSLTFSLIFCTLYFLSLFVSAFKIINLQNHWHWAWEVLIYANICLHSTVLVLRSPRLKKGLKTWLQLQCPCAAGSQGFGRCWP, encoded by the coding sequence ATGCCCTCCTTGCCCACGTTGATCTTCATAGCCATCTTTTGCCTGGAGTCATTGGCTGCAATGCTGCAGAATGGCTTCTTGGTCACAATGCTGGGCAGGGAGTGGGTAAGGTGCCGGACGCTGTCCACAAGTGACATGATTGTGGCCTGTCTTGCTGCCTCCCGGTTCTGCCTGCATGGGGTGGCCATGGCGAACAACCTTCTGGCCTCCCTAGATTTTTGGCACGCAGTTCCCTATGTGAACATCTTCTGGGGCCTTTTCAATGCCCTCACTTCGTGGTTTACTGCCTTGCTTGCTGCTTTCTACTGTGTGAAGATCTCATCTTTCTCCCACCCCACCTTCTCCTGGCTGAAGTGGAGGATCTCTCGGTTAGTGCCCAAGCTGATCAAGGGCTCCCTGATCATCTGTGGCCTGGAAGTCATCTCATCAGCCACTGGGAACATACTGTTGGGTCAGAGGAAGATCTCCCTGAGTTCCTACGGAAATGAAACTCTAGTTTATAGAGTGCAGGCTTCATTTCAGCTCTACGTTTTCTTTCATGAAGGGTTTGTGTTGTCGATTCCGTTCCTCCTGTTCCTAGTGTCCACCGTCTTGCTCATAATCTCACTGTGCTGGCAGTTGGGGCAGTTGAGGGACCTCAGGCCCggcccctgtgatcccagcacccaGGCTTACACCATGGCTTTAAAGTCACTCACCTTTTCCCTCATCTTTTGTACATTGTACTTCCTGTCcttgtttgtttctgcttttaaaattataaaccttCAGAATCACTGGCACTGGGCCTGGGAAGTGCTAATCTATGCCAACATCTGTCTGCACTCTACCGTCCTGGTGCTGAGGAGCCCCAGACTGAAAAAGGGCCTGAAGACATGGCTTCAGCTCCAGTGCCCATGTGCTGCTGGCTCACAGGGCTTTGGAAGGTGCTGGCCATAG
- the TAS2R60 gene encoding taste receptor type 2 member 60 codes for MNGDHMVLGSSVTDEKPIILVIILLLLCLVAIAGNGFITAALGMEWVLRRMLLPCDKLLVSLGASRFCVQWVVMGKTIYVFLYPTAFPYNPVLQFLAFQWDFLNAATLWFSTWLSVFYCVKIATFTHPVFLWLKHKLSGWVPWMLFSSVGLSSFTTILFFIGNHRIYQNYLRNHLQPWNVTGNSIRSYCEKFYLFPLKMITWTMPTAVFFICMILLITSLGRHMKKALLTTSGFGESSVQAHIKALLALLSFAMLFISYFLSLVFSAAGIFPPLDFKFWVWESVIYLCAAVHPIILLFSNRRLRAVLKRRCSSRCGTP; via the coding sequence ATGAATGGAGACCACATGGTTCTAGGATCCTCGGTGACTGACGAGAAGCCCATCATCTTGGTTATCATTTTACTCCTTTTATGCCTGGTAGCAATAGCAGGCAATGGCTTCATCACTGCGGCTCTGGGCATGGAGTGGGTGCTACGGAGAATGTTGTTGCCTTGTGATAAGTTATTGGTTAGCCTAGGGGCCTCTCGCTTTTGTGTGCAGTGGGTGGTAATGGGTAAGACCATTTATGTTTTCCTATATCCGACGGCCTTCCCATACAACCCTGTACTGCAGTTTCTAGCTTTCCAGTGGGACTTCCTGAATGCTGCCACCTTATGGTTCTCTACCTGGCTTAGTGTCTTCTATTGTGTGAAAATTGCTACCTTCACCCACCCTGTCTTCCTCTGGCTAAAGCACAAGTTGTCTGGGTGGGTACCATGGATGCTCTTCAGCTCTGTAGGGCTCTCCAGCTtcaccaccattctatttttcaTAGGCAACCACAGAATATATCAGAACTATTTAAGGAACCATCTACAACCTTGGAATGTCACTGGCAATAGCATACGGAGTTACTGTGAGAAATTCTATCTCTTCCCTTTAAAAATGATTACTTGGACAATGCCCACTGCTGTCTTTTTCATTTGCATGATTTTGCTCATCACATCTCTGGGAAGACACATGAAGAAGGCTCTCCTTACAACCTCAGGATTCGGAGAGTCCAGTGTGCAGGCACACATAAAGGCTCTGCTGGCTCTCCTCTCTTTTGCCATGCTCTTCATCTCGTATTTCCTGTCACTGGTGTTCAGTGCTGCAGGTATTTTTCCACCTCTGGACTTTAAATTCTGGGTGTGGGAGTCAGTGATTTATCTGTGTGCAGCAGTTCACCCCATCATTCTGCTCTTCAGCAACCGCAGGCTGAGAGCTGTGCTGAAGAGGCGCTGTTCCTCAAGGTGTGGGACACCTTGA